One Burkholderia pyrrocinia DNA segment encodes these proteins:
- a CDS encoding catalase, giving the protein MSSSSHRVPRHAVAAICVALSASPHAAELTRDTGAPVGDNQNSQTAGPAGPVLLQDSALIEKLQRFDRERIPERVVHARGTGAFGEFVPSADISDLTKAKVFTPGTRTPVFVRFSTVMGYRGSPEQARDPRGFAVKFYTQQGNWDMVGINWPVFFIRDGIKFPDFVHANKPSAVTGVQDPNLAFDFFANTPEATNMLTMLYTDAGMPDSYRHMDGFAVHAFKFVNAHGDVHYVKFHWKSQQGVHGLRPQDIAASIGRDWNMMTNDLYGALKQGDYPKWDLYVQVLAPKDLNRFDFDALDDTKVWTGVPERKIGTMTLNRVPDNYFQSTEESAFAPSRLVPGIEPSEDRMLQDRLFAYADTQMYRLGANYMDLPINRPVVPVVNNNQDGKMNAGDRKGEVNYEPSTLHELTQDPQYKSVRTVLSGTTQHEAIHQKLLFRQAGEYYRGLSQQDKDDLITALSGDLGKVTNAHNQYAMLSYFYKADADYGTRLAQAVHANVQQVQSLAAKLSEN; this is encoded by the coding sequence ATGTCCTCATCCTCCCATCGCGTGCCGAGGCACGCAGTCGCCGCGATCTGCGTTGCGCTCTCCGCTTCTCCCCATGCCGCCGAACTCACCCGGGACACCGGCGCGCCCGTCGGCGACAACCAGAATTCGCAGACGGCCGGCCCTGCCGGACCCGTGCTCCTGCAGGACTCCGCGCTCATCGAGAAACTGCAGCGCTTCGATCGCGAGCGCATTCCGGAACGTGTCGTGCATGCGCGCGGCACCGGCGCATTCGGCGAGTTCGTGCCGAGCGCCGACATCTCGGACCTGACGAAAGCGAAGGTCTTCACGCCGGGCACCCGCACGCCGGTGTTCGTGCGGTTCTCCACCGTGATGGGCTATCGCGGCTCGCCCGAACAGGCGCGCGATCCGCGCGGCTTCGCGGTGAAGTTCTATACGCAGCAGGGCAACTGGGACATGGTCGGCATCAACTGGCCCGTGTTCTTCATTCGCGACGGCATCAAGTTCCCCGACTTCGTCCACGCGAACAAGCCGAGCGCCGTGACCGGCGTGCAGGATCCGAACCTCGCATTCGATTTCTTCGCGAACACGCCCGAAGCGACCAACATGCTGACGATGCTGTACACGGATGCCGGCATGCCCGATTCGTATCGCCACATGGACGGATTTGCGGTGCATGCGTTCAAGTTCGTCAATGCGCACGGCGACGTGCACTACGTGAAGTTCCACTGGAAAAGCCAGCAAGGCGTGCACGGCCTGCGTCCGCAAGACATCGCCGCGTCGATCGGGCGCGACTGGAACATGATGACGAACGACCTGTACGGCGCGCTGAAGCAAGGCGACTACCCGAAGTGGGATCTGTACGTGCAGGTGCTCGCGCCGAAGGACCTGAACCGCTTCGACTTCGATGCGCTGGACGACACGAAGGTCTGGACGGGTGTCCCTGAACGCAAGATCGGCACGATGACGCTGAACCGCGTGCCCGACAACTACTTCCAGTCGACCGAGGAATCGGCGTTCGCGCCGTCGCGACTCGTGCCGGGCATCGAACCGTCCGAAGACCGGATGCTGCAGGATCGCCTGTTCGCGTACGCCGACACGCAGATGTACCGGCTCGGCGCGAACTATATGGACCTGCCGATCAACCGGCCTGTCGTGCCGGTGGTCAACAACAACCAGGACGGCAAGATGAATGCCGGCGACCGCAAGGGCGAGGTGAACTACGAACCGTCGACGCTGCATGAACTCACGCAGGATCCGCAGTACAAGTCCGTACGCACGGTGCTCAGCGGAACGACGCAGCACGAAGCGATCCACCAGAAGCTGCTGTTCCGTCAGGCGGGCGAGTACTACCGCGGCCTGTCGCAGCAGGACAAGGACGACCTGATCACCGCGCTGTCCGGCGATCTCGGCAAGGTGACGAACGCGCACAACCAGTACGCAATGCTGTCGTACTTCTACAAGGCCGATGCCGACTACGGCACGCGTCTCGCGCAAGCCGTTCACGCGAACGTGCAGCAGGTGCAGTCGCTCGCGGCGAAGCTGAGCGAGAACTGA
- a CDS encoding MDR family MFS transporter, translating to MADTPATTPAPPHEGRASVTDWIAVAAGALGALMATLDISITNSALPQIQGEIGATGTEGTWISTGYLMSEIVMIPLAAWLTRVFGLRNFLLTNSALFIAFSMMCGWSHSLPMMIAGRIGQGFTGGALIPTAQTIIRTRLPLSQLPVGMTLFGLIVLLGPLFGPVLGGWLAENVNWSWCFFLNLPVCLLLMALLVFGLPSDRPQWRSFFNADWLGIAGLAIGLSSLTVVLEEGQRERWFESQMIVTLSLVSLAGMILIALSQRFAKRPIMRLSLMRNPRYASVIVIVSAVGAGLYGVSYLLPQFLAIVAGYNAEQAGAIMLLSGLPAFLVMPILPRLLGKVDFRILVISGLLLFCLSCMLDISLTAQSVGHDFVWSQLIRGVAQMLAMMPLNQASMAAVAREDSGDAAGLYNMARNLGGSIGLAIIGTVIDRRTTFHTAALRESVTANSLIGQDRLSAYAANWFAHTGDLAYSNMRALGQLAQQIQIQAVVMTYSETFYLLGLALLACVPLALLLRTPRGPQPMSSGH from the coding sequence ATGGCTGACACGCCCGCGACGACACCCGCGCCGCCGCACGAAGGCCGCGCGAGCGTGACCGACTGGATCGCGGTCGCGGCCGGCGCGCTCGGCGCGCTGATGGCGACGCTCGACATCTCGATCACGAACTCCGCGCTGCCGCAGATCCAGGGCGAAATCGGCGCGACCGGCACCGAAGGCACGTGGATCTCGACCGGCTACCTGATGTCGGAAATCGTGATGATCCCGCTCGCCGCGTGGCTCACGCGCGTGTTCGGGCTGCGCAATTTCCTGCTGACGAACTCCGCGCTCTTCATCGCGTTCTCGATGATGTGCGGCTGGTCGCATTCGCTGCCGATGATGATCGCCGGCCGGATCGGCCAGGGCTTCACGGGCGGTGCGCTGATCCCGACCGCGCAGACCATCATCCGCACGCGGCTGCCGCTGTCGCAGCTACCGGTCGGGATGACGCTGTTCGGCCTGATCGTGCTGCTCGGGCCGCTGTTCGGCCCGGTGCTCGGCGGCTGGCTCGCGGAGAACGTGAACTGGAGCTGGTGCTTCTTCCTGAACCTGCCCGTGTGCCTGCTGCTGATGGCGCTGCTGGTGTTCGGTCTGCCGTCGGACCGCCCGCAATGGCGCTCGTTCTTCAACGCGGACTGGCTCGGGATCGCCGGCCTCGCGATCGGGCTGAGCTCGCTCACCGTGGTGCTCGAGGAAGGTCAGCGCGAACGCTGGTTCGAATCGCAGATGATCGTCACGCTGAGCCTCGTGTCGCTCGCCGGGATGATCCTGATCGCGCTGTCGCAGCGCTTCGCGAAGCGGCCGATCATGCGGTTGTCGCTGATGCGCAACCCGCGCTACGCAAGCGTGATCGTGATCGTGTCCGCGGTCGGCGCCGGGCTGTACGGCGTGTCCTACCTGCTGCCGCAGTTCCTCGCGATCGTCGCCGGCTACAACGCGGAACAGGCCGGCGCGATCATGCTGCTGTCGGGGCTACCGGCCTTTCTCGTGATGCCGATCCTGCCGCGCCTGCTCGGCAAGGTCGATTTCCGCATCCTCGTGATCTCGGGGCTGCTGCTGTTCTGCCTGAGCTGCATGCTCGACATCAGCCTGACCGCGCAGAGCGTCGGCCACGACTTCGTGTGGTCGCAACTGATCCGCGGCGTCGCGCAGATGCTCGCGATGATGCCGCTCAACCAGGCATCGATGGCGGCCGTCGCGCGTGAAGACTCGGGCGACGCGGCCGGACTCTACAACATGGCGCGCAATCTCGGCGGCTCGATCGGGCTCGCGATCATCGGCACCGTGATCGACCGGCGCACGACCTTCCATACGGCCGCGCTCCGCGAATCGGTGACCGCGAACTCGCTGATCGGGCAGGACCGGTTGTCGGCCTACGCGGCCAACTGGTTCGCGCACACCGGCGACCTCGCGTATTCGAACATGCGTGCGCTCGGGCAGCTTGCGCAGCAGATCCAGATCCAGGCGGTCGTGATGACCTATTCCGAAACCTTTTATCTGCTGGGCCTCGCGCTGCTCGCGTGCGTGCCGCTCGCGCTGCTGCTGAGAACGCCGCGCGGGCCGCAGCCGATGTCGTCCGGCCATTGA
- a CDS encoding pyridoxamine 5'-phosphate oxidase family protein translates to MNDQTLVSPTSRTTIRRLPELANRDRTMLHRIVDDAYVCHVAFSDGQDTHCIPTAHWRRGDDLYIHGSNGSRMIKALSAGAQASVAITLLDGLVLAKSAFSHSMNYRSAVIYGQFDVVAGGAEKLAALDALMDKIAVGRKHEARPGNSKEINATSVLRISLAEAAVKVSDSLPSDKEEDLALAVWAGILPLKTTRGTPIHADGNGSVPVPNYVRNWAD, encoded by the coding sequence ATGAACGACCAAACCCTCGTCTCTCCCACGTCCCGTACCACCATTCGCCGCCTGCCTGAACTGGCGAATCGCGATCGCACGATGCTCCACCGCATCGTGGACGATGCGTACGTTTGTCACGTCGCGTTCAGCGACGGACAGGACACGCACTGCATCCCGACCGCGCACTGGAGAAGGGGCGATGATCTCTATATCCACGGGTCCAACGGAAGCCGGATGATCAAGGCGCTGTCTGCGGGCGCGCAGGCGTCCGTGGCGATTACGCTGCTGGATGGGCTCGTGCTGGCCAAGTCGGCCTTCAGTCATTCGATGAATTATCGATCGGCGGTGATCTACGGGCAGTTCGACGTGGTTGCCGGCGGCGCGGAAAAACTCGCGGCGCTGGATGCCTTGATGGACAAGATCGCCGTGGGCCGCAAGCATGAAGCGCGACCGGGCAATTCGAAGGAAATCAACGCAACCAGCGTGCTGCGGATTTCTCTTGCGGAGGCGGCCGTGAAAGTCAGCGATTCGCTTCCTTCCGACAAGGAGGAAGATCTTGCGCTCGCCGTGTGGGCGGGAATCCTGCCGCTGAAGACGACGCGCGGTACGCCGATTCATGCCGACGGAAACGGCAGCGTGCCCGTGCCGAATTACGTCCGGAACTGGGCCGATTGA
- a CDS encoding S53 family peptidase, translating into MNQVANKKQKRIRIVKLAFAAAAAASFGMATAHAAPAAGWTETRTKGFLPLVQQSEAGAAGAPAASTAAAAAAAIELAPGESVDIVLGLNLRNEAQLDQYLRDLHTPGSPHYRQFLTPAQFAAQYAPTDQQVASVVAHLRKAGFVNIVVAPNRLLVSASGTAATIKSAFRTTLKRFTRNGRSVYANTDAAQVPNAIGGIVGTVLGLQNVELMHTGAVGKPQGNTSNLTIPAGASAVPHNPTEFSSIYGGDGTPTASQTTVGIISEGDLSQTVSDLNTFAANNGLGTITSSIVQTGPAGSSYTDTSGTVEWNLDSQSIVGAAGGSVKQVVFYAAPSMTLTAITAAYNKVVTDNVAKVINVSLGVCESSAYSTGSQATDDTIFKQAVAQGQTFSVSAGDHGAYECASGTPSRSTYTVSEPATSPYVIAVGGTTLFTNTSTNAYNSEIVWNDPSWQPGTVWSTGGGYSKYEAAPSWQSSSLTGSTKRALPDVGFDADLRTGAILVVNGQTSDTLWGSGYLNNEGGTSLAAPIFTGIWARLQSANNNALGFPASSIYKYFPSNAALLHDVTSGNNGSGTYGYNAKAGWDATTGFGSVNISKLNAFIQSTSDFAR; encoded by the coding sequence ATGAATCAGGTTGCAAACAAGAAACAAAAGCGCATTCGCATCGTCAAGCTCGCATTCGCCGCAGCAGCGGCCGCTTCGTTCGGCATGGCGACCGCTCACGCCGCACCGGCCGCAGGCTGGACGGAAACGCGCACCAAGGGCTTCCTGCCGCTCGTGCAGCAGAGCGAAGCCGGTGCGGCCGGAGCGCCTGCCGCGAGCACGGCCGCCGCCGCGGCTGCGGCAATCGAACTGGCACCCGGCGAATCGGTGGACATCGTGCTCGGGCTGAACCTGCGCAACGAGGCGCAACTCGACCAGTACCTGCGCGACCTGCATACGCCCGGCTCGCCGCACTACCGGCAGTTCCTCACGCCGGCGCAGTTCGCCGCGCAGTATGCGCCGACCGACCAGCAGGTCGCGTCCGTCGTCGCGCATCTGCGCAAGGCTGGCTTCGTGAATATCGTGGTCGCGCCGAACCGGCTGCTGGTGTCCGCATCCGGCACCGCGGCGACCATCAAGTCCGCGTTCCGCACGACGCTCAAGCGCTTCACGCGCAACGGCCGCAGCGTCTATGCGAATACCGACGCAGCGCAAGTGCCGAACGCGATCGGCGGCATCGTGGGCACCGTGCTCGGCCTGCAGAACGTCGAACTGATGCATACCGGCGCGGTCGGCAAGCCGCAAGGCAACACCAGCAACCTGACGATTCCGGCCGGCGCGTCGGCGGTGCCGCACAACCCGACCGAATTCTCGTCGATCTACGGCGGCGACGGCACGCCGACGGCCTCGCAAACCACGGTCGGCATCATCTCCGAAGGCGACCTGTCGCAGACGGTGAGCGACCTCAATACGTTCGCCGCGAACAACGGCCTCGGCACGATCACCAGCAGCATCGTGCAGACCGGCCCGGCCGGCAGTTCCTACACGGATACATCCGGCACCGTCGAGTGGAACCTCGACAGCCAGTCGATCGTCGGCGCCGCTGGCGGCAGCGTGAAGCAGGTCGTGTTCTACGCTGCGCCGTCGATGACGCTCACGGCGATCACGGCTGCGTACAACAAGGTGGTGACCGACAACGTCGCGAAGGTGATCAACGTGTCGCTCGGCGTGTGCGAATCGTCCGCGTACAGCACCGGCTCGCAGGCGACCGACGACACCATCTTCAAGCAGGCGGTCGCGCAGGGGCAGACCTTCTCCGTATCCGCCGGCGACCATGGCGCGTACGAGTGCGCGAGCGGCACGCCATCGCGCTCGACCTACACGGTGAGCGAACCGGCAACGTCGCCGTACGTGATCGCGGTGGGCGGCACGACGCTGTTCACCAACACGTCGACCAACGCGTACAACAGCGAGATCGTCTGGAACGATCCGAGCTGGCAGCCGGGCACCGTGTGGTCGACGGGCGGCGGATACAGCAAGTACGAGGCCGCGCCGTCGTGGCAATCGTCGAGCCTCACCGGGTCGACCAAGCGTGCGCTGCCGGACGTCGGCTTCGACGCCGACCTGCGCACCGGCGCGATCCTGGTGGTGAACGGCCAGACGTCCGACACGCTGTGGGGCTCGGGCTACCTGAACAACGAAGGCGGCACGAGCCTTGCCGCGCCGATCTTCACGGGCATCTGGGCGCGGCTGCAGTCGGCGAACAACAATGCGCTCGGGTTCCCCGCGTCGAGCATCTACAAGTACTTCCCGTCCAACGCGGCGCTGCTGCACGACGTCACGTCCGGCAACAACGGCAGCGGCACCTACGGCTACAACGCAAAGGCCGGCTGGGACGCGACGACGGGCTTCGGCAGCGTGAACATCTCGAAGCTGAACGCGTTCATCCAGAGCACATCGGATTTCGCGCGCTGA
- a CDS encoding efflux transporter outer membrane subunit: MKPFSLPRRPALTLCTAACLLAGCTVGPDYHGAPAAPDASTFVRAPASGVDTAAPAPSTWWHALNDRQLDDLITAALVYNPDLHAAQARLRAARAQLSQQRAARLPKSSATVAAIRMREPNVSALGSLLPSNGSNQSGGASPSLGGSGPLQLYSAGFDATWEIDLFGGTRRAVEAASAQAEAVDADLSDTQVSIAAEVATAYVDLRDQQQRLALSQRTAKLQQEMLELTQQRRARGVAADVDIERLTTQVENTRASLIPLDAQVTESLDRLAILTGRAPGALDAALSAPDAPLPTLPGSVSIGDPAAVLKQRPDIRAAERRLASSNAQIGEHVADYFPKVTLLGDLGFSATDPGHLFRKQNFTWIGAPYLQWNILDFGRTRGAVRAAEASRDEAEANYQKAVLGALQDANTALQRYGHQREHVVALTKVQTSAVHSRSLMDERYRAGVASMIDLLDTQREALSAQQNVIAGQAELIKDYVSLQKSLGLGWQTDAI; this comes from the coding sequence ATGAAACCCTTCTCCCTGCCCCGCCGCCCTGCGCTCACGCTGTGCACGGCCGCGTGCCTGCTCGCCGGCTGCACGGTCGGCCCCGACTACCATGGCGCGCCCGCCGCACCGGATGCGTCGACCTTCGTGCGCGCGCCGGCATCCGGCGTCGACACCGCCGCGCCCGCACCGAGCACGTGGTGGCACGCGCTGAACGATCGCCAGCTCGACGACCTGATCACCGCCGCGCTCGTGTACAACCCCGATCTGCACGCCGCACAGGCGCGCTTGCGCGCAGCGCGCGCGCAGCTCTCGCAACAGCGCGCTGCCCGGTTGCCGAAATCGTCGGCCACCGTCGCGGCCATCCGCATGCGCGAACCAAACGTCAGCGCGCTCGGCTCGCTACTGCCGTCGAACGGCTCGAACCAATCGGGCGGCGCGTCACCGTCGCTCGGCGGCTCGGGGCCGCTGCAGCTCTATTCGGCGGGCTTCGACGCGACCTGGGAAATCGACCTGTTCGGCGGCACGCGCCGGGCGGTCGAAGCCGCGTCCGCGCAGGCCGAGGCCGTCGACGCGGATCTGTCGGACACGCAGGTGTCGATCGCCGCCGAAGTCGCGACCGCCTACGTCGACCTGCGCGATCAGCAGCAGCGGCTGGCGCTGTCGCAGCGCACGGCCAAACTGCAGCAGGAGATGCTCGAACTCACGCAGCAGCGCCGCGCGCGCGGCGTCGCGGCCGATGTGGACATCGAACGCCTGACGACACAGGTCGAGAACACGCGTGCGTCACTGATCCCGCTCGACGCGCAGGTGACGGAATCGCTCGACCGGCTCGCGATCCTGACGGGCCGCGCGCCGGGTGCGCTCGACGCCGCGCTGTCGGCACCGGACGCCCCGCTGCCGACGCTGCCCGGCAGCGTGTCGATCGGTGATCCGGCCGCAGTGCTGAAGCAGCGCCCCGACATTCGCGCGGCCGAACGCCGGCTCGCGTCGAGCAATGCGCAGATCGGCGAGCATGTCGCCGACTATTTCCCCAAGGTGACGCTGCTCGGCGATCTCGGCTTCAGCGCGACGGACCCCGGCCATCTGTTCCGCAAGCAGAACTTCACGTGGATCGGCGCGCCGTACCTGCAATGGAACATTCTCGATTTTGGTCGCACACGCGGCGCGGTGCGTGCGGCCGAAGCGTCGCGCGACGAAGCGGAAGCGAACTACCAGAAGGCGGTGCTCGGCGCGCTGCAGGATGCGAACACGGCATTGCAGCGCTACGGGCACCAGCGCGAGCACGTCGTCGCGCTCACCAAGGTGCAGACGTCGGCCGTGCATTCCCGGTCGCTGATGGACGAGCGCTATCGTGCGGGTGTCGCATCGATGATCGACCTGCTCGACACGCAACGCGAAGCGCTGTCCGCGCAGCAGAACGTGATCGCCGGGCAGGCCGAACTGATCAAGGATTATGTGTCGCTGCAGAAGAGTCTCGGGCTCGGATGGCAGACGGACGCGATTTGA
- a CDS encoding ankyrin repeat domain-containing protein encodes MRSERLTRTIRATTTALALAAIAGCAHLPDQPAYSKADPAALRRYDDDWFDAARVGRVDILRALHDAGYPVDATDSHGYTAVILASYDGQPAALDYLLSAGANACAGDRHGNTALMGALFKNEPDIARRLIDTRCPIDQTNGAGETALGFATLFNRFELIPLLVAHGANPYHVDRRGQSLLQLALTHDNTEAEDALRHAGAGQ; translated from the coding sequence ATGCGATCAGAACGCCTGACACGCACGATCCGCGCGACCACAACGGCCCTGGCGCTGGCCGCGATCGCCGGCTGTGCGCACCTTCCCGACCAACCGGCGTATTCCAAAGCCGATCCCGCCGCGCTGCGCCGCTATGACGACGACTGGTTCGACGCTGCCCGCGTCGGACGCGTCGATATCCTGCGTGCCTTGCACGACGCCGGCTATCCCGTCGACGCCACCGACAGCCACGGTTATACGGCCGTGATACTCGCGTCCTACGACGGCCAGCCCGCCGCACTCGACTACCTGCTGTCGGCCGGCGCAAACGCGTGCGCCGGCGATCGCCACGGCAACACGGCGCTCATGGGTGCCCTCTTCAAGAACGAACCCGACATCGCGCGGCGCCTGATCGACACGCGCTGCCCGATCGACCAGACGAACGGCGCCGGCGAAACCGCGCTGGGGTTCGCGACGCTGTTCAATCGCTTCGAACTGATTCCGCTGCTCGTCGCGCATGGCGCGAATCCGTACCATGTCGATCGGCGCGGCCAGTCGCTGCTGCAGCTCGCGCTGACGCACGACAACACCGAAGCCGAGGATGCGCTGCGACACGCAGGTGCCGGACAGTAG
- a CDS encoding PLP-dependent aminotransferase family protein, which yields MDLALLVSSLSGQDGTTRHSQQEALYRSLRNMLLDGHIPPGTRLVSTRMLAAELGIARNSAVYAYERLAEEGFVAATRNGTITLWDGCGRSSTGNDDSPAPVHLSERVHGLENAHPEPERMLPFVPGLPSLDEFPVAQWRRCIERAWKAVKPAQLAYGPVEGLPELRRAVAAYIRVSRGVRCETGQVFITDGTQSSLELCARMLANPGEFGWLENPCYNGARTAFRSTGLNIVPIEVDHEGMAPTDEQWRDKPPRLIYTTPSHQYPLGALMSPRRRAALVEHARACGAWIIEDDYDSEFRHGGQPLPAIQGMDADAPVCYLGTFSKTMFPALRLGFMVVPPVLVDRFTRTLRELVHRGHSADQLAMAEFIDTGLFARHLRRMRTLYAERRSSLEAALARHLGTSLSVRESPGGMHLSADLALPLHDTEVARAASAHGLLLQPLSSYGVGDGRRYNGFVLGYSGLSDATIETATRQFADVIERHSRTRS from the coding sequence ATGGATCTCGCGCTGCTCGTCTCATCGCTTTCCGGACAGGACGGCACGACAAGACACAGCCAGCAGGAAGCCCTGTACCGGAGCCTGCGCAACATGCTGCTGGACGGGCACATCCCGCCCGGCACGCGGCTCGTGTCGACGCGCATGCTCGCGGCGGAGCTGGGCATCGCGCGCAACTCCGCGGTCTATGCGTACGAGCGTCTTGCCGAAGAAGGCTTCGTGGCGGCCACGCGCAACGGCACGATCACGCTGTGGGACGGCTGCGGCCGTTCGAGCACCGGGAATGACGACAGCCCGGCCCCGGTTCACCTGTCCGAGCGCGTGCACGGCCTGGAGAATGCCCATCCCGAGCCCGAACGCATGCTGCCGTTCGTCCCCGGCCTGCCGTCGCTCGACGAATTCCCCGTTGCCCAGTGGCGCCGTTGCATCGAGCGCGCGTGGAAAGCCGTCAAGCCCGCCCAGCTCGCGTATGGCCCGGTCGAAGGGCTGCCTGAATTGCGGCGCGCCGTGGCCGCCTACATCCGGGTCTCGCGAGGCGTACGCTGCGAGACCGGCCAGGTCTTCATCACCGACGGCACGCAAAGCAGCCTCGAGCTGTGCGCGCGCATGCTGGCGAATCCCGGCGAATTCGGCTGGCTCGAAAACCCCTGCTATAACGGCGCCAGGACAGCATTCCGCTCAACCGGCCTGAATATCGTGCCGATCGAGGTCGACCACGAAGGCATGGCGCCGACCGACGAACAGTGGCGCGACAAGCCGCCCCGGCTGATCTATACGACGCCGTCGCATCAATACCCGCTCGGCGCGCTAATGAGCCCGCGGCGGCGCGCGGCGCTCGTCGAGCATGCGCGTGCATGCGGTGCGTGGATCATCGAGGACGACTACGACAGCGAGTTCCGCCATGGCGGCCAGCCGCTCCCGGCGATCCAGGGCATGGATGCCGACGCGCCGGTCTGCTATCTCGGCACGTTCAGCAAGACGATGTTTCCCGCGCTCCGGCTCGGCTTCATGGTGGTGCCGCCGGTCCTGGTCGACCGCTTCACCAGGACGCTGCGCGAACTCGTCCATCGCGGCCATTCGGCCGATCAGCTGGCGATGGCCGAATTCATCGACACCGGCCTCTTTGCGCGGCACCTGCGCCGGATGAGGACGCTGTACGCGGAGCGGCGCAGCAGCCTCGAAGCGGCACTCGCCCGCCACCTCGGCACATCGTTGAGCGTTCGGGAAAGCCCGGGCGGCATGCATCTGTCGGCGGATCTCGCGCTGCCGCTGCACGACACCGAAGTTGCGCGCGCCGCGTCCGCGCATGGCCTGCTGCTTCAGCCGCTGAGCAGCTACGGCGTCGGCGACGGCCGCCGGTACAACGGCTTCGTGCTCGGATATTCCGGGCTAAGCGATGCGACGATCGAAACGGCAACGCGGCAGTTCGCGGACGTCATCGAAAGGCACAGCCGCACGCGGAGCTGA
- a CDS encoding phospholipase D family protein, whose amino-acid sequence MIMLRSWGAILSLLALVACASLPPQADRAPTHAFADTENTRLGVAFRQQAGMHPGQDAFHLLTDPVDALDARVLLADRADRSLDLQYYIWHDDLTGHELADAIIRAADRGVRVRALLDDLGTNADDRKLLEISSHPNIEIRLFNPVATRRFKKIGTVFEFSRVNRRMHNKAMIADNQAAIVGGRNIGDEYFGASSMLEFGDLDVVVHGPVVKDISTEFDTFWNFPYAYPIDALVGHDAAPGGLDRERERLRDYLRAMEDNPYVLEARRRLDRIVHGQGTELSWGHATVLYDDPSKIAHSPKDSDGHLMPQLRALALQPEHDLLIVSPYFVPGKDAVERLRALSARGVRVTVLTNSLASTDVAAVHAGYRRYRSDLVAAGVRLYERRPSGDKSISKQVIIGSSRASLHAKTYVFDHKRIFIGSMNLDPRSLNLNTEIGVYCESPAIASQVADDLESRLDRIAWRVEPRTDPAGKGQLKWVQTDSGGKVTELDHEPEVSAARRMEVWFLGLFPIESQL is encoded by the coding sequence ATGATCATGCTGCGTTCGTGGGGTGCGATTCTTTCGTTGCTGGCGCTCGTTGCGTGCGCCAGCCTGCCACCGCAGGCCGACCGCGCGCCGACGCATGCGTTCGCCGACACGGAAAACACGCGGCTGGGCGTCGCGTTCCGCCAGCAGGCCGGCATGCATCCGGGGCAGGACGCGTTTCATCTGCTGACCGATCCGGTCGATGCGCTGGATGCGCGCGTGCTGCTCGCCGATCGCGCGGACCGTTCGCTGGACCTTCAGTACTACATCTGGCACGACGACCTGACCGGGCATGAGCTGGCCGACGCGATCATTCGCGCGGCCGATCGCGGCGTCCGCGTCCGCGCACTGCTCGACGATCTCGGCACGAACGCGGACGACCGCAAGCTGCTCGAGATCAGCTCGCATCCGAACATCGAGATCCGGCTGTTCAATCCGGTCGCTACGCGCCGGTTCAAGAAGATCGGCACGGTGTTCGAGTTCTCGCGCGTCAACCGGCGCATGCACAACAAGGCGATGATCGCGGACAACCAGGCGGCGATCGTCGGCGGCCGCAATATCGGTGACGAATACTTCGGCGCATCGTCGATGCTGGAGTTCGGCGATCTCGATGTCGTCGTCCACGGTCCCGTCGTGAAGGACATCTCGACGGAATTCGATACGTTCTGGAATTTCCCGTATGCGTATCCGATCGACGCGCTGGTCGGGCACGACGCGGCGCCGGGCGGGCTGGATCGCGAGCGTGAGCGGTTGCGCGACTACCTGAGGGCGATGGAGGACAATCCGTACGTGCTCGAAGCGAGGCGACGGCTCGACCGGATCGTTCATGGGCAGGGCACGGAACTGTCGTGGGGGCACGCGACGGTACTGTACGACGACCCGTCGAAGATCGCGCATTCGCCGAAGGACAGCGACGGGCACCTGATGCCGCAATTGCGCGCGCTCGCATTGCAGCCCGAACACGACCTGCTGATCGTGTCGCCGTATTTCGTGCCGGGCAAGGACGCCGTCGAGCGGCTGCGCGCGCTCTCGGCGCGCGGTGTGCGCGTGACGGTGCTGACCAATTCGCTCGCGTCGACCGACGTGGCGGCCGTGCATGCCGGCTACCGGCGCTACCGAAGCGATCTCGTAGCGGCCGGCGTGCGGCTTTACGAACGGCGGCCATCGGGCGACAAGAGCATTTCGAAGCAGGTCATCATCGGATCGTCGCGCGCGTCGCTGCATGCGAAGACCTACGTGTTCGACCACAAGCGCATTTTCATCGGGTCGATGAACCTCGATCCGCGCTCGCTGAACCTCAATACGGAGATCGGCGTTTACTGCGAAAGTCCGGCAATTGCGTCGCAGGTTGCAGACGATCTGGAATCCCGACTCGATCGGATCGCGTGGCGTGTCGAGCCGAGGACCGATCCGGCGGGGAAAGGGCAGCTCAAGTGGGTTCAGACCGATTCGGGTGGGAAGGTCACCGAACTCGACCATGAACCGGAAGTTTCGGCTGCGCGCCGGATGGAAGTCTGGTTTCTCGGGCTGTTTCCGATCGAATCGCAACTATGA